One segment of Panthera leo isolate Ple1 chromosome A3, P.leo_Ple1_pat1.1, whole genome shotgun sequence DNA contains the following:
- the DNMT3B gene encoding DNA (cytosine-5)-methyltransferase 3B isoform X1: protein MEPSPEPPSLETMKGDTRQLNREEDASGREDSIITNGGCSDQSSDSKDAPSPPILEAISTPEIRGRRSSSRLSKREVSSLLSYTQDLTGDGDGEGEDGDGSDTPVMPKLFRETRTRSESPAVRTRNNNNASSRERHRPSPRSTRGRQGRSHVDESPVEFSATRSLRRRTVSLAGTPWPSPASPYLTIDLTDDDVMPQSSSTPYARLAQDSQQESLESPQVDAEGTDADNTEYQDGKEFGIGDLVWGKIKGFSWWPAMVVSWKATSKRQAMSGMRWVQWFGDGKFSEVSADKLVALGLFSQHFNLATFNKLVSYRKAMYHALEKARVRAGKTFPSNPGDSLEDQLKPMLEWAHGGFKPTGIEGLKPNNKQPENKTRRRTADDSATSDYCPPPKRLKTNCYNNGKDRGEEDQSREQMALDVSNNKGSLEDSCLSCGRKNPVSFHPLFEGGLCQTCRDRFLELFYMYDDDGYQSYCTVCCEGRELLLCSNTSCCRCFCVECLEVLVGTGTAADAKLQEPWSCYMCLPQRCHGVLRRRKDWNMRLQAFFTSDTGLEYEAPKLYPAIPAARRRPIRVLSLFDGIATGYLVLKELGIKVEKYVASEVCEESIAVGTVKHEGNIKYVNDVRNITKRNIEEWGPFDLVIGGSPCNDLSNVNPARKGLYEGTGRLFFEFYHLLNYTRPKEGDDRPFFWMFENVVAMKVGDKRDISRFLECNPVMIDAIKVSAAHRARYFWGNLPGMNRPVIASKNDKLELQDCLEFNRTAKLKKVQTITTKSNSIRQGKNQLFPVVMNGKEDVLWCTELERIFGFPVHYTDVSNMGRGARQKLLGRSWSVPVIRHLFAPLKDYFACE from the exons GATCTGACGGGTGATGGAGATGGCGAAGGGGAAGACGGGGATGGCTCTGACACCCCAGTGATGCCAAAACTCTTCCGTGAAACCAGGACTCGGTCTGAAAGCCCAGCT GTCCGAACCCGAAATAACAACAATGCCTCCAGCCGTGAGAGGCACAGGCCCTCCCCACGCTCCACCCGAGGCCGGCAGGGCCGCAGCCACGTGGATGAGTCCCCCGTGGAGTTCTCAGCTACCAGG TCCCTGAGGCGGCGGACAGTATCCTTGGCAGGCACACCGTGGCCGTCCCCCGCCAGCCCCTACCTCACCATTGACCTCACAGATGATGACGTGATGCCCCAGAGCAGCAGTACCCCCTACGCCCGCCTGGCCCAGGACAGCCAGCAGGAGAGCTTGGAGTCCCCGCAGGTGGACGCGGAGGGGACAGATGCCGACAACACCGAGTATCAG GATGGGAAGGAGTTTGGAATAGGGGACCTTGTGTGGGGAAAGATCAAGGGCTTCTCCTGGTGGCCTGCTATGGTGGTGTCATGGAAGGCCACCTCTAAGCGACAGGCCATGTCCGGCATGCGGTGGGTCCAGTGGTTTGGTGACGGCAAATTCTCCGAG GTGTCTGCAGATAAGCTAGTGGCCCTGGGGCTGTTCAGCCAGCACTTTAACCTGGCGACCTTCAATAAGCTGGTGTCTTACAGGAAGGCCATGTACCATGCTCTGGAG aaagccAGGGTGCGGGCTGGCAAAACCTTCCCCAGCAATCCTGGTGACTCCTTGGAGGACCAGCTGAAGCCCATGTTGGAGTGGGCCCACGGGGGTTTTAAGCCCACCGGGATCGAGGGCCTCAAACCCAACAACAAGCAACCAG AGAACAAGACCCGAAGACGCACAGCCGATGACTCGGCCACCTCGGACTACTGCCCCCCACCCAAGCGCCTCAAGACAAACTGCTATAACAATGGAAAAGACCGAGGAGAGGAGGACCAGAGTCGAG AACAAATGGCTTTGGATGTTAGCAACAACAAGGGTAGCCTGGAAG ATAGCTGTCTGTCCTGCGGTAGGAAAAACCCTGTGTCCTTTCACCCTCTCTTTGAGGGTGGGCTCTGCCAGACATGCCGG GACCGGTTCCTCGAGCTGTTCTACATGTACGACGATGATGGCTATCAGTCCTACTGCACTGTGTGCTGTGAGGGCCGCGAGCTGCTTCTGTGCAGCAACACGAGCTGCTGCCG GTGCTTCTGTGTGGAGTGCCTGGAGGTGCTGGTGGGCACAGGCACGGCAGCAGACGCGAAGCTGCAGGAGCCCTGGAGCTGCTACATGTGCCTCCCACAGCGCTGTCACGGCGTCCTGCGGCGCCGGAAGGACTGGAACATGCGCCTGCAGGCCTTCTTCACCagcgacacggggctcgaatac GAAGCCCCCAAGTTATACCCTGCGATTCCCGCAGCCCGAAGGCGGCCCATTCGAGTCTTATCCCTGTTTGATGGAATTGCAACAG GGTACTTGGTCCTGAAAGAATTGGGCATCAAAGTGGAGAAGTACGTCGCCTCCGAAGTGTGTGAAGAATCCATCGCTGTTGGAACTGTCAAGCATGAGGGCAACATCAAATATGTGAATGACGTCAGGAACATCACAAAGAGAAAC attGAAGAATGGGGCCCCTTTGACTTGGTGATTGGTGGAAGCCCATGCAATGATCTCTCAAATGTGAACCCAGCCAGGAAAGGCCTGTACG AGGGCACCGGCCGGCTCTTCTTTGAGTTCTACCACCTGCTGAATTACACACGCCCCAAGGAGGGTGACGACCGGCCCTTCTTCTGGATGTTTGAGAATGTGGTAGCCATGAAGGTCGGTGACAAGAGGGACATCTCTCGTTTCCTAGAG TGTAACCCAGTGATGATCGATGCCATCAAAGTGTCTGCTGCTCACAGGGCCCGCTACTTCTGGGGCAACCTGCCTGGAATGAACAG GCCCGTGATAGCATCAAAGAATGATAAACTCGAGCTGCAGGACTGCTTGGAGTTCAATAGGACAGCAAAG TTAAAGAAAGTACAGACAATAACCACCAAGTCGAACTCGATCAGACAGGGGAAAAACCAACTTTTCCCTGTTGTCATGAATGGCAAAGAAGATGTTTTGTGGTGCACTGAGCTAGAAAG GATCTTCGGCTTTCCTGTACACTACACGGATGTGTCCAACATGGGCCGTGGTGCCCGCCAGAAGCTGCTTGGGAGGTCCTGGAGTGTGCCTGTCATCCGACACCTCTTCGCCCCCCTGAAGGACTACTTTGCCTGTGAAtag
- the DNMT3B gene encoding DNA (cytosine-5)-methyltransferase 3B isoform X2, whose amino-acid sequence MKGDTRQLNREEDASGREDSIITNGGCSDQSSDSKDAPSPPILEAISTPEIRGRRSSSRLSKREVSSLLSYTQDLTGDGDGEGEDGDGSDTPVMPKLFRETRTRSESPAVRTRNNNNASSRERHRPSPRSTRGRQGRSHVDESPVEFSATRSLRRRTVSLAGTPWPSPASPYLTIDLTDDDVMPQSSSTPYARLAQDSQQESLESPQVDAEGTDADNTEYQDGKEFGIGDLVWGKIKGFSWWPAMVVSWKATSKRQAMSGMRWVQWFGDGKFSEVSADKLVALGLFSQHFNLATFNKLVSYRKAMYHALEKARVRAGKTFPSNPGDSLEDQLKPMLEWAHGGFKPTGIEGLKPNNKQPENKTRRRTADDSATSDYCPPPKRLKTNCYNNGKDRGEEDQSREQMALDVSNNKGSLEDSCLSCGRKNPVSFHPLFEGGLCQTCRDRFLELFYMYDDDGYQSYCTVCCEGRELLLCSNTSCCRCFCVECLEVLVGTGTAADAKLQEPWSCYMCLPQRCHGVLRRRKDWNMRLQAFFTSDTGLEYEAPKLYPAIPAARRRPIRVLSLFDGIATGYLVLKELGIKVEKYVASEVCEESIAVGTVKHEGNIKYVNDVRNITKRNIEEWGPFDLVIGGSPCNDLSNVNPARKGLYEGTGRLFFEFYHLLNYTRPKEGDDRPFFWMFENVVAMKVGDKRDISRFLECNPVMIDAIKVSAAHRARYFWGNLPGMNRPVIASKNDKLELQDCLEFNRTAKLKKVQTITTKSNSIRQGKNQLFPVVMNGKEDVLWCTELERIFGFPVHYTDVSNMGRGARQKLLGRSWSVPVIRHLFAPLKDYFACE is encoded by the exons GATCTGACGGGTGATGGAGATGGCGAAGGGGAAGACGGGGATGGCTCTGACACCCCAGTGATGCCAAAACTCTTCCGTGAAACCAGGACTCGGTCTGAAAGCCCAGCT GTCCGAACCCGAAATAACAACAATGCCTCCAGCCGTGAGAGGCACAGGCCCTCCCCACGCTCCACCCGAGGCCGGCAGGGCCGCAGCCACGTGGATGAGTCCCCCGTGGAGTTCTCAGCTACCAGG TCCCTGAGGCGGCGGACAGTATCCTTGGCAGGCACACCGTGGCCGTCCCCCGCCAGCCCCTACCTCACCATTGACCTCACAGATGATGACGTGATGCCCCAGAGCAGCAGTACCCCCTACGCCCGCCTGGCCCAGGACAGCCAGCAGGAGAGCTTGGAGTCCCCGCAGGTGGACGCGGAGGGGACAGATGCCGACAACACCGAGTATCAG GATGGGAAGGAGTTTGGAATAGGGGACCTTGTGTGGGGAAAGATCAAGGGCTTCTCCTGGTGGCCTGCTATGGTGGTGTCATGGAAGGCCACCTCTAAGCGACAGGCCATGTCCGGCATGCGGTGGGTCCAGTGGTTTGGTGACGGCAAATTCTCCGAG GTGTCTGCAGATAAGCTAGTGGCCCTGGGGCTGTTCAGCCAGCACTTTAACCTGGCGACCTTCAATAAGCTGGTGTCTTACAGGAAGGCCATGTACCATGCTCTGGAG aaagccAGGGTGCGGGCTGGCAAAACCTTCCCCAGCAATCCTGGTGACTCCTTGGAGGACCAGCTGAAGCCCATGTTGGAGTGGGCCCACGGGGGTTTTAAGCCCACCGGGATCGAGGGCCTCAAACCCAACAACAAGCAACCAG AGAACAAGACCCGAAGACGCACAGCCGATGACTCGGCCACCTCGGACTACTGCCCCCCACCCAAGCGCCTCAAGACAAACTGCTATAACAATGGAAAAGACCGAGGAGAGGAGGACCAGAGTCGAG AACAAATGGCTTTGGATGTTAGCAACAACAAGGGTAGCCTGGAAG ATAGCTGTCTGTCCTGCGGTAGGAAAAACCCTGTGTCCTTTCACCCTCTCTTTGAGGGTGGGCTCTGCCAGACATGCCGG GACCGGTTCCTCGAGCTGTTCTACATGTACGACGATGATGGCTATCAGTCCTACTGCACTGTGTGCTGTGAGGGCCGCGAGCTGCTTCTGTGCAGCAACACGAGCTGCTGCCG GTGCTTCTGTGTGGAGTGCCTGGAGGTGCTGGTGGGCACAGGCACGGCAGCAGACGCGAAGCTGCAGGAGCCCTGGAGCTGCTACATGTGCCTCCCACAGCGCTGTCACGGCGTCCTGCGGCGCCGGAAGGACTGGAACATGCGCCTGCAGGCCTTCTTCACCagcgacacggggctcgaatac GAAGCCCCCAAGTTATACCCTGCGATTCCCGCAGCCCGAAGGCGGCCCATTCGAGTCTTATCCCTGTTTGATGGAATTGCAACAG GGTACTTGGTCCTGAAAGAATTGGGCATCAAAGTGGAGAAGTACGTCGCCTCCGAAGTGTGTGAAGAATCCATCGCTGTTGGAACTGTCAAGCATGAGGGCAACATCAAATATGTGAATGACGTCAGGAACATCACAAAGAGAAAC attGAAGAATGGGGCCCCTTTGACTTGGTGATTGGTGGAAGCCCATGCAATGATCTCTCAAATGTGAACCCAGCCAGGAAAGGCCTGTACG AGGGCACCGGCCGGCTCTTCTTTGAGTTCTACCACCTGCTGAATTACACACGCCCCAAGGAGGGTGACGACCGGCCCTTCTTCTGGATGTTTGAGAATGTGGTAGCCATGAAGGTCGGTGACAAGAGGGACATCTCTCGTTTCCTAGAG TGTAACCCAGTGATGATCGATGCCATCAAAGTGTCTGCTGCTCACAGGGCCCGCTACTTCTGGGGCAACCTGCCTGGAATGAACAG GCCCGTGATAGCATCAAAGAATGATAAACTCGAGCTGCAGGACTGCTTGGAGTTCAATAGGACAGCAAAG TTAAAGAAAGTACAGACAATAACCACCAAGTCGAACTCGATCAGACAGGGGAAAAACCAACTTTTCCCTGTTGTCATGAATGGCAAAGAAGATGTTTTGTGGTGCACTGAGCTAGAAAG GATCTTCGGCTTTCCTGTACACTACACGGATGTGTCCAACATGGGCCGTGGTGCCCGCCAGAAGCTGCTTGGGAGGTCCTGGAGTGTGCCTGTCATCCGACACCTCTTCGCCCCCCTGAAGGACTACTTTGCCTGTGAAtag